Proteins from a single region of Styela clava chromosome 1, kaStyClav1.hap1.2, whole genome shotgun sequence:
- the LOC120347753 gene encoding uncharacterized protein LOC120347753 encodes MGNFGIVCAILAAVFTTGVISIKCYDCFDCNIVNHRTPTTTCDVPPDASNDTRAACYTGTGFVNGDEEATIIRGCRWSTSFRCFQENHPALKGEYCYCSRDLCNGDGSGNGASSIVKLNVVLMMFVTGIFVKIFA; translated from the exons ATGGGGAACTTTGGCATCGTTTGCGCTATTCTGGCCGCAGTGTTCACCACAG GAGTTATCAGCATTAAATGTTATGACTGCTTTGACTGCAACATCGTGAACCACCGTACTCCAACTACAACTTGTGATGTTCCTCCAGATGCCTCTAATGACACAAGGGCTGCTTGCTACACGGGAACTGGATTTGTGAACG GCGATGAAGAAGCTACTATAATTCGTGGATGTAGATGGTCTACAAGTTTTCGCTGCTTTCAAGAAAATCATCCCGCATTAAAAGGGGAATATTGCTACTGTAGCAGAG ATCTCTGCAACGGCGACGGCAGCGGCAACGGCGCATCTTCCATCGTGAAACTGAACGTCGTTCTGATGATGTTTGTGACGGgaatttttgtgaaaatttttgcTTGA